The DNA window TTAGAATGGCCATGTTATCTGCACATCTTTGCACCTGGAAATTGGCAATATAATGATTAGTGgagttaatttaattaaaaaccgatcataatttaaataatacaaaaaatagCTTGTTTACATTAAGTGCAATCTCATATCCTCCCCAATGTGAAAGTCAAAACAAATTATTTTGCATATAAGTACATAAATATGGCTAAGATTCCTCTATGTGACCTGTGCATGTAATAGAACAAACTAGGGTTTATTCTATGATTATAACTAATTCAACATTATTTTGCCAGATGCATAATAACAAACCACTTTATTGATAAGTGTTTGAAGAATCCGCATACCTGTTTTCTTACTGGGCATGAAGGCGAGGCCGTGCAACGATAGTAAGCTCGAGGACATGGATTTCCTTTCGCTATCTTCTGTCCATATTTTCGCCATTGACATCCATCATTCATCTGAACAGATGAAAATTCGAACTTTTCAGAATTAAATGAAGCTGCCCTTTTGACTCGAATAGCAAAATCAACAAAGATCAATAATCCAAAGTGTTTGAATCCATAACTAACCGTCTGAGAGTCACACACAGCTCGCACAGAAACCCTAGGCTTCTTCACAGGACTAAGCTCCAAGTTTTCATCACTTGTAGCACTTCTTGCACTTTTCAAACTTTTAAAAGATCCTTTAGCCTCGATTTCTTCTTCCTTTGATTCATCGACGCTGTTATTCTCCGAGCACGAATTCTTTGTTGCGTCACCAGAATCACATAAATGAAATTTGTGGTCCAATCCCAGTTCAAGTCCATCAGCTTTAACAAGCTCCTTCAGGTTCTTGTTCTCCTGATTATTTTTCTTCTCTTGTTTCTTGAAATCTTCACCTGAAAAAATCCCCAGGCTTAGACGAAAAACGAGCTCGGACCTGTCTTCTGATTCATCAGGCTTGGGAGATGAATCTTTAACTTTAATGGGATGATCATCTTGTTTGAATGTGCCATCAAAACTCATTTTCAAAGACAGGTAATTTCTCATCTTCTGCGACATAGTCAACTTCAGTTTCTTATTTTCTTCTGCAACTTCATCCATCTTTGCTTTAGCTAACTTCAGACGATCCACCTGCAACATCACCAAATTAAATTAAACCTATGTGACACCCCAAAATCATAATTGAAaatcttgaatatttttttaaaaaaattaacaattaCCTCCTGATGAATTCCTTCTATGATTGTTTCAAAAATTAACAATTACCTCCTGATGAATTCCTTCTATGATTGTTTCTTCAACAGCCTGTCCCGAAAAGATTATCGTATCTTCTTCCTTAAGAATCATCCTTCAGATCACTATATGAGTAAGTAAAGATCTTTGTAAACTTAAGTATTCTTCAAACTTagcttttgttttcttgttgattttGCATGTCAAAGATGAAAAACAGACGCCGTTTTATAATatacgagtccagagttttgaCTTTTATTAGACataaaataaatagataaattttttgagaaaaatcgGACCCTAAAGCTTACCTTAGAATGTTATGTACACACACAAAAAACTAAAATGTCAACTTTGAGTATCAACtcttttaatcttttttttttaattaggaTGTACAACTCTTCTATTTCACAATAAATAACTTGtcaagttgaatttatatatatatatatatatatatatatataatagtttTTATATGTTACGCATCC is part of the Primulina tabacum isolate GXHZ01 chromosome 18, ASM2559414v2, whole genome shotgun sequence genome and encodes:
- the LOC142533086 gene encoding putative WRKY transcription factor 72, with protein sequence MILKEEDTIIFSGQAVEETIIEGIHQEVDRLKLAKAKMDEVAEENKKLKLTMSQKMRNYLSLKMSFDGTFKQDDHPIKVKDSSPKPDESEDRSELVFRLSLGIFSGEDFKKQEKKNNQENKNLKELVKADGLELGLDHKFHLCDSGDATKNSCSENNSVDESKEEEIEAKGSFKSLKSARSATSDENLELSPVKKPRVSVRAVCDSQTMNDGCQWRKYGQKIAKGNPCPRAYYRCTASPSCPVRKQVQRCADNMAILITTYEGTHNHPLPPSATTMASATTSAAAMLNCGSSTSSPPSQGIFSTSSATASNFNTLNFSSSNSTLTSPYCFPRASISTSQSHPTVILDLTAPSHTSIPYNKYSNSSSLYPSLPRSSSTCLNYSSVPRLEPGSLGVF